A single region of the Lycium barbarum isolate Lr01 chromosome 2, ASM1917538v2, whole genome shotgun sequence genome encodes:
- the LOC132627152 gene encoding probable complex I intermediate-associated protein 30: MSRFRSLLQASLNATKRALTWNIEDLVPPSERYIFNFSSKDELKNWHLYSDSEYGGLSSATLEIKDTGNGSTSVGVFSGNLSLDVMEGSKWNMTRSGFCGMRSKKFDGFIDLDGYDTIALKLRGDGRCYISTIYTENWVNHPGQDEDNSWQAFVFVPKENWYIAKIPLTRYAPTWRGNIINAKMEMNPARIVGMSLSVNAEGGVPGAKSGPGDFGVEVDWIKALRMMQ; this comes from the exons ATGTCCAGGTTTCGTTCATTATTGCAAGCATCATTGAATGCTACCAAAAGAG CACTCACGTGGAACATTGAAGACCTAGTTCCACCCAGTGAAAGATATATTTTCAACTTTAGTTCAAAGGATGAGCTCAAGAATTGGCATTTATACTCAGATTCAGAATATGGAG GTCTATCCTCAGCAACTTTGGAGATTAAGGATACTGGAAATGGGTCAACTAGTGTTG GTGTTTTCTCTGGAAACCTCTCCTTGGATGTTATGGAAGGATCAAAATGGAATATGACTCGCAGTGGCTTTTGTGGAATGCGGTCTAAAAAG TTTGATGGTTTCATTGATTTGGATGGATATGACACAATAGCTCTTAAACTTAGAGGGGATGGAAGATGCTATATTTCTACA ATATACACAGAGAATTGGGTCAATCATCCAGGACAAGATGAAGATAATTCATGGCAAGCATTCGTTTTTGTGCCAAAAGAAAACTGGTATATCGCAAAA ATCCCACTTACTCGTTATGCACCTACGTGGAGAGGGAACATAATAAATGCAAAGATGGAGATGAATCCAGCTCGAATCGTTGGTATGTCTCTATCTGTCAACGCAGAAGGTGGAGTTCCAGGTGCAAAGTCCGGGCCTGGTGATTTCGGAGTTGAAGTCGATTGGATCAAAGCCTTGCGGATGATGCAGTAA